From a region of the Paenibacillus sp. R14(2021) genome:
- the ade gene encoding adenine deaminase: MNNVEVKLRKRIAVAAKHVPADLVITNGKIVNVFTGTVTEGDLAIADGVIVGIGSYEGIEGYDAEGRYIVPGLIDGHVHIESSMLAPKEFAKVLLLHGVTTAITDPHEIANVAGAEGIDYMLSSAEQLPLDIFVMLPSSVPVTPFESSGAKLEAEQLQPYYAHSNVLGLAEVMDFPSVSNVEITMLKKLAGAQSHLIDGHAAGMDRESLNIYMAAGIRTDHESISVEEARDRLELGMYLMIREGTVAKNLDAVLPAVTLHNSRRCVFVTDDKLLDDLVEEGSIDHIVRLAIKKGLAPVTAIQMATINTAECFNLRDRGAVAPGYLADFLVVDELDSLSIHAVYKRGLRIVDQGSVDEQAFPEISPMMSLSLPKLNAKELELKDLNLPLSADICNVIEIVPNQIVTHHRREAVDRQNGLFQTSIAKDQLKLAVVERHRATGNIGLGIVKGFQFSRGAIASSVSHDSHNIVIAGVTDEDMLIAFNELLRQQGGLVVVSDGEVLASLSLPVAGLMSERPYIELYQELKPLNQALSAIGAQETFNPFLTLSFLTLPVIPQLKLTDKGLFDFEAYRHIPVQADMEPSQP, from the coding sequence ATGAATAACGTAGAAGTAAAGCTGCGAAAAAGAATCGCAGTCGCAGCCAAGCACGTACCGGCCGATCTCGTCATTACGAACGGGAAGATCGTCAATGTCTTTACCGGAACGGTGACCGAAGGCGACCTAGCGATTGCGGACGGGGTAATTGTCGGCATCGGGTCGTACGAAGGAATCGAAGGGTACGATGCCGAAGGGCGATATATCGTACCCGGGCTTATTGACGGACATGTGCATATTGAAAGCTCGATGCTCGCACCGAAGGAGTTCGCCAAGGTGCTGCTTCTGCACGGCGTCACCACCGCCATTACGGACCCTCACGAGATCGCGAACGTAGCGGGAGCCGAAGGAATCGATTACATGCTGAGCAGCGCGGAGCAGCTACCGCTCGATATTTTCGTAATGCTGCCGTCCTCCGTTCCGGTAACGCCGTTCGAAAGCAGCGGTGCGAAGCTGGAGGCCGAACAGCTGCAACCTTACTATGCACACTCTAACGTGCTAGGACTCGCCGAGGTGATGGACTTTCCGTCGGTGTCCAATGTGGAAATCACCATGCTGAAGAAGCTCGCCGGAGCACAGTCTCATCTTATCGACGGCCATGCGGCAGGCATGGATAGGGAAAGCTTGAACATTTATATGGCTGCTGGAATCCGTACAGATCACGAAAGCATCAGCGTCGAGGAAGCGCGGGATCGACTGGAGCTTGGCATGTATCTTATGATTAGGGAAGGAACCGTCGCCAAAAACCTGGACGCGGTCTTGCCTGCTGTAACCTTACACAATTCACGGAGATGCGTATTCGTTACGGACGATAAGCTGCTGGATGATCTAGTCGAGGAGGGAAGCATTGACCATATTGTGCGGCTGGCAATTAAGAAAGGGCTCGCACCTGTAACGGCGATTCAAATGGCCACGATCAATACGGCGGAATGCTTCAATTTGCGTGACCGAGGAGCTGTTGCACCGGGGTATTTGGCGGATTTTCTGGTGGTCGACGAGCTGGATAGCTTGTCCATTCATGCCGTTTACAAGCGAGGCCTTCGTATCGTGGATCAAGGAAGCGTGGATGAGCAAGCCTTTCCGGAAATATCGCCGATGATGTCATTATCTCTGCCTAAGCTGAATGCCAAGGAGCTGGAACTCAAGGATCTCAACCTTCCGCTCTCGGCCGATATTTGCAACGTAATCGAGATCGTTCCGAATCAAATCGTCACTCATCATCGCCGGGAAGCGGTAGATCGGCAGAACGGCTTATTCCAAACGTCAATTGCGAAGGATCAGTTGAAGTTAGCGGTCGTTGAGCGCCATCGGGCCACAGGCAACATTGGTCTTGGTATCGTCAAAGGCTTTCAGTTCAGCAGGGGAGCGATTGCTTCCTCCGTTTCCCATGATTCGCATAATATCGTGATTGCGGGCGTGACAGACGAAGATATGCTGATCGCGTTCAATGAGCTGCTCCGCCAACAAGGCGGCTTAGTCGTCGTATCGGACGGGGAAGTGCTGGCCTCGCTCTCCTTGCCCGTAGCCGGCCTTATGTCGGAGAGACCCTACATCGAGCTGTACCAGGAACTCAAACCATTGAATCAAGCCTTGTCCGCTATCGGAGCGCAGGAGACGTTTAATCCTTTTCTAACTTTGTCCTTCCTGACACTGCCGGTCATACCGCAGTTGAAATTGACGGATAAGGGGTTGTTCGATTTCGAAGCGTACAGGCATATCCCCGTTCAAGCGGACATGGAGCCGTCGCAGCCTTGA
- a CDS encoding AAA family ATPase, giving the protein MRKLLFFIGPAGAGKTTLAKAWVQQHGGAFLDMDTLLRPAAEVIMTLAGRDPADRDSPFYKQHCRDLGYRITMDAALQQLSLGLDAIVIGPFTKETEDAEWLNRELARIGASLHDTRVKLISVYLPSEADYRHRIETRASSLDMWKLEHWEQFRHSLARRTIAWQLDASSMLAFDNSGLFTAAKLIELEQFIHN; this is encoded by the coding sequence ATGCGTAAGCTGCTCTTCTTTATCGGTCCTGCCGGGGCAGGGAAAACAACATTAGCCAAAGCTTGGGTCCAGCAGCACGGCGGAGCCTTTCTCGATATGGATACGCTGCTTCGTCCAGCCGCGGAGGTCATCATGACGCTTGCAGGACGGGATCCCGCGGATCGGGATTCGCCTTTCTACAAGCAGCACTGCCGCGATCTTGGATACCGCATTACGATGGATGCCGCGCTTCAGCAGCTGTCGCTTGGCTTAGATGCCATCGTCATCGGGCCTTTCACCAAGGAAACAGAGGATGCGGAATGGCTTAACCGTGAGCTCGCTCGGATCGGAGCCTCTCTCCATGACACACGGGTTAAGCTGATCTCTGTTTATTTGCCCAGCGAAGCCGACTATCGGCATCGCATCGAAACCAGAGCGTCGTCGCTCGACATGTGGAAGCTGGAACATTGGGAGCAGTTTCGGCATTCACTCGCACGCCGGACAATAGCATGGCAGCTTGATGCTTCGTCGATGCTTGCGTTCGACAATTCAGGCCTCTTCACTGCAGCGAAGTTAATTGAGCTCGAACAGTTCATCCACAACTGA
- a CDS encoding Sip1-related alpha-galactosidase, producing the protein MLQFNDTGAFDSITDPSSALFGPFGVAVKLDSQTQPEVLTPCGTDSEEQKTVVYHYKNEADNVRAHIRVSMSENGSVLVTVRAEAINENDFGRQRVFAAEHGIIVTVRPTETIEGLMANYQHKDWWTRPHFSTSTADLPGRTQSILWQTESGYYHLLPVVGPVWRTDAIGTEDGFALRLSAYESGRTRCDALAFAFSAGDDPYRLVQSGVAAALKELDYPTLPRESKTYPELLDRLGWCSWDAFYHQVNEEGLLTKAEELQSLGLPVGWVMIDDGWSDTKDGKLVSFEADPVKFPGGLKRTVSALKDRFGIRDVGVWHTIAGYWGGVHEDSIIARDSRDSLYQVPRGNLIPYPEAGRGFGFWHAWHSFLRRQGVDFVKVDSQSAVLNYLKERRSIGEAAAAAHEALEASVALHFNDTIINCMGMASENIWHRPKSAVSRNSDDFVPQEERGFPEHALQNGYNSYYHGAFYWGDWDMYWSNNHDDKQSAVLRSVSGGPIYISDAPGSTNPANVWPLIYADGTIIRCNGTANPTPDCLLADPAARPIPMKLWNTAGVAGVVAAFHIHPEAAVVDGFIGPGDVPGLAGTEFAVYEHFTQSCSFMKADQREAVRLEEREYALFVIVPVTGGVAPIGLADKYMSPASVTSSASEGGSTVLTLREGGRFVFAAKGHPLHASVNGKEAAINQIGDYVYEIDRGTADRSVQIEIVMA; encoded by the coding sequence ATGTTGCAATTCAACGATACAGGCGCATTTGATTCCATTACGGATCCATCATCGGCCCTATTCGGCCCTTTCGGCGTTGCGGTAAAGCTGGATTCCCAGACGCAGCCGGAGGTGCTGACGCCTTGCGGGACGGACAGCGAGGAACAAAAGACGGTCGTTTATCATTATAAAAACGAAGCCGATAACGTACGGGCGCATATCCGCGTATCCATGAGCGAGAATGGCAGCGTGCTCGTCACCGTGCGTGCAGAGGCGATCAACGAGAACGACTTCGGCCGGCAGCGCGTGTTCGCTGCCGAGCATGGTATCATCGTAACGGTTCGTCCAACGGAGACGATTGAAGGGCTGATGGCTAATTACCAGCATAAAGACTGGTGGACGCGTCCGCACTTCAGCACGTCGACCGCAGACCTTCCGGGTCGGACGCAATCGATATTATGGCAAACGGAAAGCGGCTATTATCACCTGCTGCCGGTCGTTGGACCGGTGTGGAGGACGGATGCCATCGGAACAGAGGACGGCTTCGCGCTCCGACTGTCAGCTTACGAAAGCGGCCGCACCCGTTGCGATGCACTAGCATTTGCATTCTCGGCTGGCGACGATCCGTATCGTCTCGTACAGAGCGGCGTCGCTGCCGCGCTGAAGGAGCTGGACTACCCCACGCTGCCGCGCGAGAGCAAAACGTATCCCGAGCTGCTTGACCGGCTCGGCTGGTGCAGCTGGGATGCGTTCTACCACCAAGTCAACGAGGAAGGGCTTCTTACGAAAGCTGAGGAGCTGCAATCGCTTGGGCTGCCGGTTGGATGGGTGATGATCGACGATGGCTGGTCCGATACGAAAGACGGCAAGCTCGTCTCCTTCGAAGCAGACCCTGTCAAATTCCCGGGCGGACTGAAGCGGACCGTATCCGCGCTCAAAGATCGTTTCGGCATTCGCGACGTCGGCGTCTGGCATACGATCGCCGGGTACTGGGGCGGCGTTCACGAGGACAGTATCATCGCCCGGGACAGCCGCGATTCGCTCTATCAGGTGCCGCGCGGCAATCTCATTCCATATCCCGAGGCGGGGAGAGGCTTCGGCTTCTGGCATGCCTGGCATAGCTTCCTGCGCCGGCAGGGCGTCGATTTCGTCAAGGTGGACAGCCAAAGCGCCGTGCTGAACTATTTAAAAGAACGCCGCTCCATCGGCGAAGCGGCAGCTGCGGCGCACGAGGCGCTTGAAGCGTCGGTGGCGCTGCATTTTAACGATACGATCATCAACTGCATGGGGATGGCGTCCGAGAACATCTGGCATCGTCCGAAATCGGCTGTTTCGCGCAACAGCGACGATTTCGTGCCGCAGGAGGAACGCGGCTTTCCGGAGCATGCATTACAAAACGGTTATAACTCCTACTATCACGGAGCCTTCTATTGGGGTGACTGGGATATGTACTGGTCTAACAACCATGACGACAAGCAAAGCGCCGTTCTGCGCTCCGTTAGCGGCGGGCCGATTTATATCAGCGACGCGCCGGGGTCTACAAATCCTGCGAACGTTTGGCCGCTTATTTATGCCGACGGAACCATCATTCGCTGCAACGGCACGGCAAACCCGACGCCGGATTGTCTGCTTGCAGATCCCGCCGCACGTCCCATTCCAATGAAGCTGTGGAATACGGCTGGCGTCGCGGGCGTCGTAGCAGCGTTTCATATTCACCCGGAAGCCGCTGTGGTGGACGGCTTCATCGGCCCAGGGGACGTTCCTGGGCTGGCAGGCACCGAGTTCGCGGTATACGAGCACTTCACCCAAAGCTGTTCGTTCATGAAAGCGGATCAGCGCGAAGCGGTCCGTCTGGAAGAGCGGGAATACGCGTTGTTCGTGATCGTGCCAGTCACAGGCGGAGTGGCGCCGATCGGATTGGCGGATAAATATATGTCCCCGGCATCTGTGACAAGCAGCGCTTCGGAAGGCGGTTCAACGGTGTTGACGCTGCGCGAAGGCGGACGTTTCGTGTTTGCCGCCAAGGGGCATCCTCTGCACGCCAGCGTCAACGGGAAAGAGGCCGCAATCAATCAGATCGGCGACTACGTGTACGAGATCGACAGAGGAACAGCGGATCGGTCCGTCCAAATCGAGATCGTTATGGCGTAA
- a CDS encoding SIS domain-containing protein, which produces MSTVFSGLFHKYPDLEPCREEVKGAFEAMKRSYEQCGKMLLAGNGGSAADCEHVVGELMKGFMSQRPLPPSEREKMLVHGEEGAYIADRLQGALPAISLVSQSALATAYINDVAADMVFAQQVYGYGRQEDTLVVFSTSGNSANVVRAVQVAKSLGMTTIGFTGQGGGRLKELCDITVRVPYTSTPDIQERHLPIYHALCMMLEEAFFA; this is translated from the coding sequence ATGAGCACGGTCTTTAGCGGGCTTTTTCATAAATATCCGGATCTGGAGCCTTGCAGGGAAGAAGTTAAGGGAGCCTTCGAAGCCATGAAGCGCTCCTATGAGCAGTGTGGGAAAATGCTGCTTGCCGGCAACGGCGGCAGCGCGGCCGATTGTGAGCATGTCGTCGGCGAGCTGATGAAAGGCTTTATGTCACAGCGTCCGCTTCCGCCGTCCGAACGGGAGAAAATGCTCGTTCACGGCGAAGAAGGAGCTTATATCGCCGACAGGCTGCAGGGCGCACTGCCCGCGATTTCGCTTGTCAGCCAAAGCGCGCTGGCGACGGCCTACATTAATGACGTTGCGGCGGATATGGTATTTGCCCAGCAGGTGTATGGTTATGGCCGACAGGAAGATACGCTTGTCGTGTTCAGCACGTCAGGCAATTCCGCCAATGTGGTCCGCGCCGTGCAGGTAGCCAAATCGCTCGGCATGACGACGATCGGTTTCACCGGCCAAGGCGGGGGCCGGCTGAAGGAGCTATGCGACATTACGGTCCGCGTGCCGTACACGAGTACGCCGGATATCCAGGAGCGGCATCTTCCGATTTATCATGCGCTGTGCATGATGCTCGAGGAGGCTTTTTTTGCATGA
- a CDS encoding L-fuculokinase, protein MLLAIDIGTTNIKAGLFRDDGFAVAQAVSPNTRVPGPAGTVACDPDRLWGAAADLIRDVMAAAGSPRVQTVGITSMAESGLLLDPRSGKPRSQILPWFETCSIEQAELVKREIDAKEHFCRTGLHASFKYGLPKLLWLREQCPEAFVGSGVWVSVSAYIAHCLTGEIAEDETLAARTFAYLIDRREWDVPFIRHFGFEPELFPRVVPVGSAVGTVMPDAAAKLGLSKDTVVCLAGHDHIAASVICSAGGNDVYNSMGTAETLVGGFAERGLDTRDFESGLSFGRNAFPNQMFWMGGHSFSGGSVEWFRETLGDTRFSYEALMKLLAQTEPGPTGILYYPYLAGSGAPQANPAARAAFIGLMAKHGKGDMLRAVLEGNAYQLEFIRRSAEQISGSPIERMNVVGGGVKNSVWLQIKADVSGIELIAPDMAEATLLGAAVSAGVGSGVYSSFREAAAAVRRPEGNRFVPDLERHHRYGKIYEEGFMTLMGALSRFYNGLA, encoded by the coding sequence ATGCTGCTTGCCATCGACATTGGCACCACGAATATTAAAGCAGGGTTATTCCGTGACGATGGATTTGCCGTCGCGCAGGCGGTGAGTCCAAATACGAGGGTTCCCGGTCCGGCAGGGACGGTGGCCTGCGATCCCGACCGGCTGTGGGGAGCGGCTGCTGACCTCATTCGAGACGTCATGGCAGCCGCGGGTTCTCCTCGTGTACAAACGGTCGGCATAACGAGCATGGCGGAAAGTGGATTGCTGTTGGATCCGCGGAGCGGGAAACCGCGTTCACAGATCCTGCCGTGGTTCGAAACCTGCTCTATCGAGCAGGCCGAGCTGGTGAAACGGGAAATCGACGCAAAGGAGCATTTCTGTCGTACAGGCCTTCATGCTTCGTTCAAGTATGGGCTGCCCAAGCTGCTCTGGCTGCGGGAGCAATGCCCGGAAGCTTTTGTAGGAAGCGGCGTGTGGGTGTCGGTATCAGCCTATATTGCCCATTGCCTTACTGGTGAGATTGCCGAGGACGAAACACTGGCGGCCCGTACGTTCGCTTACCTGATCGACCGCCGCGAATGGGACGTACCGTTCATCCGCCATTTCGGCTTCGAGCCGGAGCTGTTTCCTCGCGTCGTGCCTGTGGGCAGTGCCGTCGGGACGGTAATGCCCGATGCAGCGGCCAAACTGGGATTGAGCAAAGATACTGTTGTCTGTCTGGCGGGACATGATCATATTGCTGCTTCGGTCATTTGTTCGGCCGGAGGGAACGATGTCTATAACTCGATGGGTACCGCGGAGACGCTTGTCGGCGGCTTTGCCGAACGAGGACTGGATACGAGAGACTTCGAGTCCGGTTTGTCGTTTGGACGCAACGCCTTCCCGAATCAGATGTTCTGGATGGGCGGACACTCTTTCTCGGGCGGCTCGGTGGAATGGTTTCGCGAAACGCTCGGCGACACTCGATTTTCCTATGAGGCATTAATGAAGCTGCTGGCGCAAACGGAGCCCGGTCCGACAGGCATTCTTTATTATCCTTATCTGGCCGGCAGCGGCGCGCCTCAGGCGAATCCAGCGGCCAGAGCAGCGTTCATCGGCCTGATGGCAAAGCACGGCAAAGGAGACATGCTCAGAGCGGTGCTGGAAGGCAACGCCTATCAGTTGGAGTTTATTCGCAGGAGCGCCGAGCAGATCAGTGGAAGTCCGATCGAACGAATGAATGTGGTCGGCGGGGGCGTGAAGAACAGCGTCTGGCTGCAGATCAAGGCCGATGTGTCGGGTATCGAATTGATCGCGCCCGACATGGCTGAGGCGACACTTCTTGGGGCAGCCGTGTCTGCCGGTGTCGGATCCGGTGTCTACAGTTCGTTCCGGGAAGCGGCCGCTGCGGTCCGCAGGCCGGAAGGAAATCGGTTTGTTCCTGATTTAGAGCGCCATCACCGTTACGGGAAGATCTATGAAGAGGGCTTTATGACGCTAATGGGAGCGTTGTCGAGGTTTTATAACGGGCTAGCTTGA
- a CDS encoding class II aldolase/adducin family protein has protein sequence MMRREETVSELRAAGKYMMDNGLAWGNAGNISARLSDGSFLITATGTFLGELGEDDFAECFLVEGGPASAETGAGVNPSPGKKPSKEVPMHRAIYESRPDIGAVLHASPFYSTLFACATEGIPSNLFVETMYYLERIERIGYYHPGSAELGDAVGKKARLSNVLLLDNHGVLVYDVNIKEARMALQTLEMACRMIIESRSAGISLNALPKTMERDFLERSGYRTRRKWEA, from the coding sequence ATGATGCGGCGGGAGGAGACGGTTTCCGAGCTTCGCGCAGCAGGTAAATATATGATGGATAACGGTTTGGCCTGGGGCAACGCCGGTAATATAAGCGCCCGTCTTAGTGACGGTAGCTTCTTAATTACGGCGACAGGCACGTTTCTGGGAGAGCTCGGCGAGGATGATTTCGCCGAGTGTTTCCTCGTGGAAGGCGGACCGGCTTCGGCCGAGACGGGCGCAGGAGTAAATCCAAGCCCAGGGAAGAAGCCTTCCAAGGAAGTGCCGATGCACCGGGCGATATATGAATCAAGACCAGACATCGGAGCGGTGCTTCATGCTTCTCCTTTCTACAGCACGCTGTTCGCATGCGCCACGGAAGGAATTCCTTCGAACTTGTTCGTCGAAACGATGTATTATCTCGAGCGGATCGAGCGCATAGGCTACTATCACCCCGGCTCCGCGGAGCTTGGCGATGCGGTGGGGAAGAAAGCGCGTCTGTCCAACGTGCTGCTGCTGGACAATCACGGGGTGCTTGTTTATGACGTGAATATCAAGGAAGCAAGAATGGCTCTGCAGACGCTGGAAATGGCATGCCGGATGATCATTGAATCACGGAGCGCGGGTATATCGCTGAACGCGCTGCCGAAGACGATGGAGCGCGATTTCCTGGAGCGTTCCGGCTACCGGACGAGAAGGAAGTGGGAAGCATGA
- a CDS encoding four-carbon acid sugar kinase family protein: protein MIGIVADDITGANDIGIMYAKADYRTDVYPLELWHAEAAAGDLPDVLVLDTNSRLDSAEEAYRKVFAATKAVQAAGCDRFFNKTCSVFRGNVGAEFDAMLDALGASFAVIVLGFPKNGRTTIGGVHYVHGKLLEASEFRRDPVHPMTESNLISILQKQTKRTVDFVPIALIEQGPGALRAEIERMRERCSYLILDVRDQGSLRIIAEAVQDEPILCGSSALSEELAILSRSMHPGESRKAGMESGGFPRVPFDQAALGRPSGSVLCAAGSLMPQTAAQIEYAKRSGIAAFELDSLILLQVEGKETHLEQLIVQASAVLQAGRDVLVHASNDPDKVAETKRRASKLGTGNTDISRIVSDALSSVVAAISERTGQRKLLIAGGETSSAVCAALGVSGLRLLREIEPGLPSCLAIGGTPYELVLKSGSFGSESFFVKAIAHLKETIA from the coding sequence ATGATCGGCATCGTCGCTGACGATATCACGGGCGCGAACGATATTGGTATTATGTACGCGAAGGCGGATTACAGGACGGATGTCTATCCGCTTGAGCTTTGGCATGCGGAAGCGGCTGCGGGAGATTTGCCGGATGTGCTCGTGCTCGACACGAATTCCCGGCTTGACAGCGCGGAAGAAGCATACCGCAAGGTGTTCGCGGCAACCAAAGCGGTGCAGGCCGCCGGCTGCGACCGCTTCTTCAACAAGACCTGCTCCGTCTTCCGGGGCAACGTCGGCGCTGAATTCGACGCCATGCTGGATGCACTCGGCGCTTCGTTCGCGGTCATCGTGCTGGGTTTCCCGAAGAATGGCCGGACGACGATTGGCGGCGTTCATTACGTCCACGGGAAGCTGCTTGAGGCTTCCGAGTTCCGACGCGATCCCGTTCATCCCATGACAGAATCGAATTTGATCTCGATCTTGCAAAAGCAGACCAAACGGACCGTTGATTTCGTTCCGATCGCGCTTATCGAGCAAGGACCGGGCGCGCTTCGGGCAGAGATTGAACGAATGCGGGAGCGGTGCTCCTACTTGATCCTCGATGTGCGCGACCAAGGTTCGCTCCGCATCATCGCGGAGGCGGTGCAGGATGAGCCGATTCTATGCGGCAGCTCCGCGCTGTCGGAGGAGCTGGCGATTCTGTCGCGGTCCATGCACCCAGGGGAGTCCCGGAAAGCGGGGATGGAGAGCGGCGGCTTCCCGCGGGTACCGTTCGATCAGGCAGCGCTTGGCAGACCTTCAGGCAGCGTGCTCTGCGCAGCCGGCAGTCTGATGCCGCAGACAGCGGCACAGATTGAATACGCGAAACGGAGCGGCATTGCGGCATTTGAGCTCGATTCGCTTATACTGCTTCAGGTGGAAGGGAAAGAAACCCATCTCGAACAGCTTATCGTGCAGGCAAGCGCCGTGCTGCAAGCCGGACGCGACGTATTGGTGCATGCTTCGAATGATCCGGACAAGGTCGCGGAAACGAAGCGTCGGGCAAGTAAGCTCGGCACCGGCAATACGGACATATCGCGGATCGTATCGGATGCGTTGTCGTCCGTCGTTGCCGCAATCTCGGAACGGACCGGCCAACGGAAGCTGCTCATAGCGGGCGGCGAGACGTCGTCAGCGGTATGCGCGGCGCTGGGCGTGAGCGGACTTCGTTTGCTGCGTGAGATAGAGCCGGGATTACCTTCGTGCCTGGCGATCGGCGGCACACCTTATGAACTGGTGCTTAAATCGGGCAGCTTCGGCAGCGAATCGTTTTTTGTCAAGGCCATCGCGCATTTGAAAGAAACCATTGCGTAA
- a CDS encoding ROK family protein has product MSVLLGGFDIGGTKCAAVLGSAADGKVEITAKHSFPTPATPEETIAKFSEAMGELLKAADAASPLKAIGISCGGPLDSRRGLVLSPPNLPGWDRIDVVTPLRERFGVPVALQNDANACALAEWRWGAGRGVSSMVFLTFGTGMGAGLILDGRLYAGISDMAGEAGHMRLEEDGPVGYGKAGSFEGFCSGGGIARLGRTLAEAHIRQGGTTAICTNLEGLEGITAKAVFDAANGGDALALETVGIVGRKLGRGLALLVDLLNPERIVIGSIYARQEALLRPLVMEELAREALPLSLEACEIVPSKLGEHVGDAASLSVALHALE; this is encoded by the coding sequence ATGAGTGTGCTCCTTGGAGGTTTCGATATCGGCGGGACTAAATGCGCAGCCGTGCTTGGCTCCGCCGCGGACGGCAAGGTCGAAATAACGGCGAAACACAGCTTTCCGACACCCGCAACGCCGGAGGAAACGATTGCGAAGTTCTCCGAAGCGATGGGCGAGCTGCTGAAAGCCGCCGATGCCGCCTCGCCGCTTAAGGCAATCGGTATCAGCTGCGGCGGACCGCTCGACAGCCGCAGGGGGCTCGTCTTGTCCCCGCCGAATCTGCCGGGCTGGGATAGAATTGATGTTGTGACGCCGCTGCGCGAGCGTTTCGGTGTGCCCGTTGCGCTCCAGAACGACGCGAACGCTTGCGCGCTTGCCGAATGGCGTTGGGGCGCGGGCCGGGGCGTATCGAGCATGGTATTTCTAACGTTCGGCACGGGGATGGGCGCAGGCTTGATTTTGGACGGCAGGCTGTATGCCGGAATCAGCGATATGGCAGGCGAGGCCGGTCATATGCGACTTGAAGAAGACGGTCCCGTCGGATACGGGAAAGCGGGTTCGTTCGAAGGCTTTTGCAGCGGCGGCGGTATCGCGCGGCTTGGGCGCACCTTGGCGGAGGCGCATATCCGCCAGGGAGGCACAACGGCCATTTGCACGAATCTTGAAGGACTTGAGGGCATCACGGCCAAAGCGGTGTTCGACGCCGCAAACGGTGGCGATGCGCTGGCGCTTGAGACTGTGGGGATCGTAGGACGGAAGCTTGGCAGAGGTCTGGCGCTGCTTGTCGACCTGCTCAATCCCGAGCGCATCGTCATCGGCAGTATTTATGCGCGGCAGGAAGCGCTGCTGCGGCCGCTTGTTATGGAGGAGCTGGCCCGCGAGGCACTGCCATTATCGCTTGAGGCATGCGAAATCGTGCCCTCGAAGCTCGGCGAGCATGTCGGAGACGCGGCGAGCTTGTCAGTCGCGCTGCATGCCTTGGAATAG